A region from the Lolium perenne isolate Kyuss_39 chromosome 4, Kyuss_2.0, whole genome shotgun sequence genome encodes:
- the LOC127326131 gene encoding uncharacterized protein yields MAFMKRQVLSSLPPLPEGGEVDERTVVTDDAKGTSRPKSEVIGSQKSAASSERETESDASESVHSLPSAASPRNRRKRGDVEDSGTSKPGGSPAEETAPEEEEAFNPYEEALVSSDEEEEPDANVTAPTSTSQTLVLSETRRAAKGTSPPQQDLEMSTPATSPRAPTPKRARIELGKEPGLLAGSSTPPHLDDPLMREFIRLGTQFIGYRDTVDNLKEALAKANK; encoded by the exons ATGGCGTTCATG AAACGCCAAGTTTTGTCCTCTctgcctccccttcctgaaggtggggaggtTGATGAACGTACCGTCGTTACTGACGACGcgaagggtacttctcgccctaagAGCGAAGTCATAGGATCccaaaaatccgcggcttcctctgaaagagagacTGAATCCGACGCTTCCGAGTCGGTGCACTCTCTCCCTTCCGCTGCTTCCCCAAGGAATAGGAGAAAGAGGGGTGATGTCGAggactccggcacctccaaacccgGTGGATCACCTGCCGAAGAAActgctcccgaggaggaggaagccttCAATCCTTACGAGGAAGCCCTCGTTAGCTC tgacgaagaagaagaacctgATGCCAATGTGACTGCTCCCACGAGCACGTCGCAAACTTTGGTTCTTTCGGAAACTCGTCGCGCAGCGAAGggaacttcgcctcctcaacaagatCTGGAAATGTCGACTCCTGCCACCAGCCCCCGAGCCCCCACGCCAAAGAGAGCGAGGATTGAACTTGGCAAAGAACCGGGCCTCTTGGCCGGGAGCTCGACTCCTCCTCATTTGGATGAC CCTCTGATGAGGGAATTCATTCGCCTTGGTactcaattcattgggtaccgcgaTACTGTAGATAATTTGAAAG AGGCTCTTGCCAAAGCTAACAAGTGA